Proteins encoded within one genomic window of Brassica rapa cultivar Chiifu-401-42 chromosome A09, CAAS_Brap_v3.01, whole genome shotgun sequence:
- the LOC103837970 gene encoding transmembrane 9 superfamily member 11, which translates to MDRFKICFLAAIFSLIQLGFAFYLPGSYPHKYEVGDYLNVKVNSLTSIETEMPFSYYSLPFCQPSEGIKDSAENLGELLMGDRIENSPYRFKMFKNESEIFLCQTEKLSGDGFKLLKKRIDEMYQVNPMLDNLPAIRYTKKDGYVLRWTGYPVGIKVQDVYYVFSHLKFKVLVHKYEEAANVARVMGTGDAAEVIPTMGKSKDSDVPGYMVVGFEVVPCSFAHNADSTKKLKMYERYTTPIKCDSTSVSMSVKEGQSIVFSYEVSFEESDIKWPSRWDAYLKMEGSKVHWFSILNSLMVITFLAGIVLVIFLRTVRRDLTRYEELDKEAQAQMNEELSGWKLVVGDVFRAPSNPSLLCVMVGDGVQILGMAVVTILFAALGFMSPASRGTLITGMLFFYMILGIAAGYVAVRLWRTIGCGEHRGWMSVAWKAACFFPGIAFLILTTLNFLLWGSHSTGAIPFSLFVILILLWFCISVPLTLIGGYFGARAPHIEFPVRTNQIPREIPAQKYPSWLLVLGAGTLPFGTLFIELFFIMSSIWMGRVYYVFGFLFVVMILLVVVCAEVSLVLTYMHLCVEDYKWWWKSFFASGSVAIYIFIYSINYLVFDLKNLSGPVSATLYLGYSLFMVLAIMLATGTVGFLSSFWFVHYLFSSVKLD; encoded by the coding sequence ATGGATCGATTCAAGATCTGCTTCCTCGCGGCGATTTTCTCGCTGATCCAATTAGGTTTCGCGTTCTACCTCCCGGGCAGTTATCCTCACAAGTACGAGGTCGGCGATTACTTGAACGTCAAGGTGAACTCCCTCACTTCGATCGAAACCGAGATGCCGTTTAGCTACTACAGCTTGCCATTTTGCCAACCTTCCGAAGGGATCAAGGATAGTGCGGAGAATCTAGGCGAGCTTCTCATGGGAGATCGGATCGAGAATTCTCCTTATAGGTTCAAGATGTTCAAGAACGAGAGTGAGATCTTTCTTTGCCAGACGGAGAAGCTCTCTGGCGACGGTTTCAAGCTTCTCAAGAAGAGGATTGATGAGATGTATCAGGTGAACCCCATGCTTGACAATTTGCCTGCGATTCGTTACACTAAGAAAGATGGGTATGTTTTGAGGTGGACTGGGTACCCTGTTGGGATCAAGGTTCAGGATGTTTACTATGTGTTTAGCCATTTGAAGTTTAAGGTTCTTGTTCATAAGTACGAAGAGGCTGCTAATGTGGCACGTGTCATGGGTACTGGGGATGCAGCTGAGGTGATTCCGACTATGGGGAAGAGTAAGGACTCTGATGTGCCTGGGTACATGGTTGTTGGGTTTGAGGTGGTTCCTTGCAGCTTTGCTCATAACGCTGATTCGACGAAGAAGCTGAAGATGTATGAGAGATACACGACTCCGATCAAATGTGATTCGACTAGTGTTTCAATGTCTGTCAAGGAAGGTCAGTCCATTGTGTTCTCTTATGAAGTTAGCTTCGAGGAGAGTGACATCAAGTGGCCGTCGAGGTGGGATGCGTATTTGAAGATGGAAGGCTCAAAGGTTCATTGGTTCTCGATCTTGAACTCTCTTATGGTGATCACTTTCTTGGCTGGTATTGTTCTTGTGATATTCTTGAGGACTGTTAGGAGGGATTTGACCCGTTACGAGGAGTTGGATAAGGAGGCTCAAGCTCAGATGAATGAGGAGTTGTCTGGGTGGAAGCTTGTTGTGGGTGATGTTTTCCGTGCTCCGTCGAACCCTTCGCTTCTGTGTGTTATGGTTGGTGACGGTGTTCAGATTCTTGGCATGGCTGTTGTGACTATCTTGTTCGCTGCTCTTGGGTTCATGTCGCCGGCTTCGCGTGGAACGCTTATCACCGGTATGCTATTCTTCTACATGATCCTTGGCATTGCAGCTGGTTATGTCGCGGTTCGTCTCTGGAGGACGATTGGATGTGGGGAACACCGTGGATGGATGTCTGTTGCATGGAAAGCTGCTTGCTTTTTCCCGGGTATCGCGTTTCTGATCCTCACAACGCTCAACTTCCTTCTGTGGGGTAGCCATAGTACTGGAGCCATTCCTTTCTCTCTGTTCGTCATCCTCATCCTCCTGTGGTTCTGCATCTCGGTTCCTCTCACTCTCATCGGTGGTTACTTTGGTGCCAGGGCTCCTCACATTGAGTTCCCGGTCCGAACCAACCAGATTCCCAGGGAAATCCCAGCTCAGAAATACCCGTCATGGCTTCTCGTTCTTGGCGCTGGAACACTTCCGTTTGGAACCCTCTTCATCGAGCTGTTCTTCATCATGTCCAGCATCTGGATGGGCCGTGTCTACTACGTCTTTGGATTCCTGTTTGTTGTCATGATCCTTCTCGTTGTGGTATGTGCTGAGGTCTCTCTAGTGCTAACGTACATGCACTTGTGTGTGGAAGACTATAAATGGTGGTGGAAGTCCTTCTTTGCGTCAGGATCCGTTGCAATCTACATCTTCATATACTCCATAAACTATCTCGTCTTCGACCTTAAAAACTTGAGTGGACCCGTTTCAGCGACTCTTTATCTGGGCTACTCTCTGTTCATGGTCCTGGCTATCATGCTCGCGACAGGTACTGTTGGTTTCCTCTCTTCCTTCTGGTTCGTGCACTACTTGTTCTCTTCGGTGAAACTTGACTGA
- the LOC103837971 gene encoding histone-lysine N-methyltransferase ASHR2, with the protein MNDGGAKSELLLQVTEINGRGRSLVAAQPLRGGQVILRESPLLLYSAFPFLSSPPPPYCDHCFRLLSQSSQRCQSCSLVSFCSPNCTSSHTPWLCESLRRLHQSSSAAFADQSPERQVQARFLLSAYNLAAASPSDFQILLSLQGNGDSTSDSGFLHSLLSAVCPPLPVPISPELTAALLAKDKVNGFGLMEPFSVTNEKRSVRAYGIYPKTSFMNHDCLPNACRFDYVDSGGSDGNTDIIIRMIHDVPQGREVCLSYFPVNMNYSGRQERLLEDYGFRCECDRCKVEASWSEDENEDMEEMDGEDDEEEEEMEEGEGCGDGVDDDDSSFPHAYFFARYMCEKENCFGTLAPLPPKGLDASRLLECNVCGSVKEDEVGGNA; encoded by the coding sequence ATGAACGACGGCGGAGCTAAGTCGGAGCTGCTGCTACAAGTCACAGAAATCAACGGAAGAGGAAGGAGTCTAGTAGCGGCACAGCCTCTACGTGGCGGACAAGTTATCCTCAGAGAGTCCCCTCTCCTCCTCTACTCTGCTTTCCCATTTCTCTCATCACCACCTCCCCCTTACTGCGACCATTGTTTCCGACTGTTATCTCAATCATCTCAGAGATGTCAATCTTGCTCTCTCGTCTCCTTCTGTAGCCCTAACTGCACCTCCTCTCACACTCCTTGGCTCTGCGAATCCCTCCGTCGTCTTCACCAATCGTCCTCCGCCGCGTTCGCCGATCAATCTCCTGAACGCCAAGTCCAAGCTCGGTTCCTCCTCTCCGCTTACAACCTCGCCGCCGCTTCTCCTTCCGATTTCCAGATCCTGCTCTCTCTCCAAGGCAATGGAGACTCCACTTCCGATTCTGGTTTCCTTCACTCTCTCTTATCCGCCGTGTGTCCTCCTCTTCCGGTCCCGATCTCGCCGGAGCTCACGGCGGCGCTACTGGCGAAGGATAAGGTTAACGGTTTCGGTTTGATGGAGCCGTTCTCTGTTACGAACGAGAAGAGATCGGTGCGAGCGTATGGGATATATCCGAAGACGTCGTTTATGAATCATGATTGTCTTCCTAATGCTTGTAGATTCGATTACGTTGACTCTGGTGGTTCTGATGGTAATACTGATATCATCATTAGGATGATCCATGATGTTCCTCAAGGTAGAGAGGTCTGTTTGAGTTACTTCCCTGTGAATATGAACTACTCGGGTAGACAGGAGAGGTTGCTTGAGGATTATGGTTTTAGATGTGAGTGTGATCGGTGTAAGGTGGAAGCTAGTTGGTCGGAAGATGAGAACGAAGATATGGAAGAGATGGATGGtgaagatgatgaggaagaagaagagatggaaGAAGGAGAAGGTTGTGGGGATGGtgtggatgatgatgattctagtttcccacaTGCTTACTTCTTTGCGAGATATATGTGTGAGAAGGAGAATTGTTTTGGTACTCTTGCTCCGTTACCGCCAAAGGGTCTTGATGCTTCGAGGCTTCTTGAATGTAATGTTTGTGGAAGTGTTAAGGAGGATGAAGTTGGCGGAAACGCTTGA
- the LOC103837972 gene encoding uncharacterized protein LOC103837972 has product MEKVDLPVHNHPLLPLTRFSHGRCKGCWSHGYIYGGYRCNELGCDTLFYKECAESLPDINHSSHPDHPLKLVRKFQSSICSLCQVWFDTGYFCSICDFKLDLGCAWRPSPPLTLENTDTHEHQLVLSNGVGSELSQSTRNCKVCSSEVLEFKQYYECHQCELFFHVKCTKISLEEYHTSHPEHPLKFLTGDEAPGYADKKCLLCGMEFNQELHHCDVCNQHLQRLCGKLITT; this is encoded by the coding sequence ATGGAAAAAGTAGATTTACCAGTTCACAACCATCCTTTGTTACCTCTCACTCGATTTTCCCATGGTCGATGTAAAGGTTGCTGGTCTCATGGTTACATATATGGAGGCTATCGTTGCAATGAGTTGGGGTGCGACACTTTGTTTTATAAAGAGTGTGCCGAGTCCTTGCCAGACATCAACCACTCTTCCCATCCTGATCATCCTCTCAAGCTTGTCCGAAAATTCCAATCATCCATTTGTAGTCTGTGTCAAGTTTGGTTTGACACTGGTTACTTCTGTTCCATATGCGATTTCAAGTTGGATTTGGGTTGTGCGTGGAGACCATCACCACCCCTTACTCTCGAAAACACCGACACGCATGAGCATCAGCTTGTACTCTCTAATGGAGTGGGGTCTGAGTTGTCTCAAAGTACAAGAAACTGCAAAGTGTGCAGCTCTGAAGTTCTTGAATTCAAGCAATATTACGAGTGCCATCAGTGCGAGTTGTTCTTCCATGTGAAATGTACCAAGATCTCTCTAGAAGAATATCACACTTCTCACCCTGAACACCCACTCAAGTTTCTTACAGGCGATGAAGCACCTGGTTACGCAGACAAGAAGTGCCTTCTTTGCGGGATGGAGTTTAATCAAGAACTTCACCACTGTGACGTTTGTAATCAGCATTTGCAGAGGCTGTGCGGAAAACTCATCACCACTTAG